A part of Rhinatrema bivittatum chromosome 16, aRhiBiv1.1, whole genome shotgun sequence genomic DNA contains:
- the LOC115077536 gene encoding olfactory receptor 11G2-like, whose translation MWEGNQTKVKEFILHTLSINGGAHAVLFTLFLLIYTLTLVGNISIIMLVWSNMSLHKPMYIFLGNLSFVEIGYTSSTMPKMLSGFLSQNNYISFTGCFLQYYFFFSFGSTECFLITIMGYDRYLAICRPLHYHVLMSSRICFRLAASCWMNGFFWTLLPINLIAQLPFYGRNKIDHFLCDTGPLLELSYPRDSVTEVTSSVITSLVLVLTFSFICISYIFIIQTTLRIPSSSGRRKAFSTCASHLTVVIMFFGGAMYMYIRPSGKHPLYLDKVVAVFYTTVTPLLNPIIYSLRNKEFIEAVKKVMKC comes from the coding sequence ATGTGGGAAGGAAACCAGACAAAAGTGAAAGAATTTATTCTCCATACACTCTCCATCAATGGGGGTGCACATGCTGTTCTATTTACGCTGTTCTTACTGATCTACACTCTTACTTTGGTTGGGAATATATCGATCATCATGTTGGTATGGTCCAATATGTCCCTTCATAAGCCCATGTACATCTTTCTGGGCAATTTGTCTTTTGTTGAAATTGGTTACACATCTAGCACTATGCCAAAAATGTTGTCTGGCTTTCTCTCTCAAAATAACTATATTTCCTTTACTGGCTGTTTCCTGCAGTattatttcttcttttcctttggatCAACTGAGTGTTTCCTTATTACCATCATGGGTTATGATCGATATCTCGCCATCTGCCGGCCCCTGCATTACCATGTGTTAATGAGCAGCAGAATTTGCTTTCGCCTTGCTGCTTCCTGCTGGATGAATGGGTTCTTCTGGACTTTATTGCCCATAAATTTAATAGCACAATTACCCTTCTATGGGAGGAATAAAATTGATCATTTCCTGTGTGATACGGGGCCTCTACTGGAGCTTTCTTACCCGAGGGACTCTGTGACAGAAGTGACCAGTTCTGTAATCACCTCATTAGTCCTCGTCCTTACCTTCTCCTTTATCTGTATCTCTTACATTTTCATTATTCAAACCACATTAAGAATCCCTTCCTCATCTGGTCGTCGTAAAGCCTTTTCCACCTGTGCCTCTCATCTCACTGTGGTGATCATGTTCTTTGGAGGTGCTATGTACATGTATATCAGGCCTTCAGGGAAGCACCCGTTGTACTTGGATAAGGTGGTGGCTGTATTTTACACTACTGTGACTCCTTTGCTGAATCCCATAATCTACAGCCTGCGGAATAAGGAGTTCATAGAGGCAGTGAAAAAAGTCATGAAATGTTAA